A genome region from Cutaneotrichosporon cavernicola HIS019 DNA, chromosome: 5 includes the following:
- a CDS encoding uncharacterized protein (Translation initiation factor SUI1) has protein sequence MFKKALAHHSNATPIRSSARRALVASIFAQYPALNESVASEGEDAPDKLSEKDLGRALVPDGVRSSNFETSAGIEGTMYLSPDGDPLWLSIGRGSTELVPTLELLARLPPNVHPFPVLQLPIPLPPPLLAGAALFLPAVRHLHTPWRLPQLPAGSIVAFAAGGSGDVSYVGVGRVVAADGLEGALTRLVKHRTEGVDCDEGKFADIICIVDDRLWDMGSKSTLVQFALPSPREPFARPPQAESAHADAAAEGVAAVSLDDSEEPTIESSEPLTPAEVSTLLSAALLQTLATLPVGTLPLPASQLYSSHILPNRPAYIPAARRDDVVIGRSEWKKLAKWMKEVAKDGVIKTKETKGEVVVTSYDPKHPAIDGHAAYKTISEDEAKAARRAAREEEAAAPPKTLDIQELWRPAGSSAAFWAACGVEKGSLNQPSSIKPLFDAYVEKNGLEDKEHRRLVALDKPLASAVGAKEGQALVRDEALRRLRAGLGWVVSIAGNVKKGALNPITIQVKTRQGRKQVTLVAGLEGFAIDPDDFAEDLRRRCAGSTSVQPLTGASPKLNLKEVMVQGAQGKAVTEALVERGVPRRWIKDEGKKK, from the exons ATGTTCAAAAAGGCGCTGGCGCACCATTCCAACGCGACACCAATCCGCTCGagtgcgcggcgcgcactCGTTGCCTCCATCTTTGCTCAATACCCCGCACTCAACGAAAGCGTGGCGTCTGAAGGCGAAGATGCACCTGACAAGCTGAGCGAGAAAGACCTCGGGCGCGCTCTGGTGCCAGACGGCGTGCGCTCCTCCAACTTTGAGACGAGCGCCGGCATCGAGGGA acaATGTATCTCTCCCCAGATGGTGACCCGCTGTGGCTCTCCATCGGGCGCGGCAGCACGGAGCTGGTGCCAACAC tcGAGCTTCTCGCCCGTCTCCCGCCCAACGTTCACCCTTTTCCGGTCCTGCAGCTCCCCATccctctcccgcctcccctgctcgctggcgcggcgctgtTCCTGCCAGCCGTGCGCCACCTGCACACCCCGTGGCGGCTGCCCCAACTACCAGCTGGGAGCATCGTCGCCTTCGCGGCGGGCGGGAGCGGTGACGTGTCCTACGTCGGTGTCGGGCGGGTCGTGGCGGCAGACGGACTTGAGGGCGCGCTCACCCGTCTGGTTAAGCACCGGACCGAGGGGGTCGACTgcgacgagggcaagtTTGCCGACATCATCTGCATCGTCGATGACCG CTTGTGGGATATGGGGAGCAAGTCGACGTTGGTGCAGTTTGCACTCCCTTCTCCACGAGAGCCGTTCGCGCGGCCTCCGCAGGCCGAGTCCGCCCATGCGGACGCAGCTGCGGAGGGCGTCGCTGCTGTGTCTCTCGATGACAGCGAAGAGCCCACGATCGAGTCATCCGAACCTCTCACTCCGGCTGAGGTGTCGactctcctctccgccgcgcTGCTGCAGACCCTCGCGACCCTGCCTGTAGGCAcgctccccctccccgcaTCGCAGCTGTACTCGAGCCACATCCTGCCCAACCGGCCTGCGTACATcccggcggcgcgccgcgacgacgtcgtgaTCGGCCGCAGCGAATGGAAGAAGCTTGCCAAGTGGATGAAGGAGGTGGCCAAAGACGGTGTCATCAAGACAAAGGAGACCAAGGGCGAGGTAGTCGTCACATC TTACGACCCCAAGCACCCAGCGATTGATGGTCACGCAGCGTACAAGACGATctcggaggacgaggcgaaggcggcgcgccgtgccgctcgcgaggaggaggccgctgCTCCACCCAAGACGCTCGATATTCAGGAGCTCTGGCGGCCGGCCGGCTCGAGCGCTGCGTTCTGGGCCGCGTGCGGCGTCGAGAAGGGCTCTCTGAACCAGCCATCAAGTATCAAGCCGCTCTTCGACGCGTACGTCGAGAAGAACGGACTAGAGGACAAGGaacaccgccgcctcgtcgctctcgacAAGCCGTTAGCCTCAGCCGTCGGGGCCAAGGAAGGCCAAGCACTGGtccgcgacgaggcgctgcgcCGTCTCCGTGCCGGCCTGGGCTGGGTGGTCTCGATCGCCGGCAATGTAAAGAAGGGAGCACTTAATCCCATCACGATTCAAGTCAAGACGCGCCAGGGTCGCAAACAGGTCACGCTCGTGGCGGGGCTCGAGGGCTTCGCCATCGACCCGGACGACTTTGCCGAAGacctccgccgccggtGTGCCGGCTCCACCTCCGTGCAGCCGCTGACTGGGGCGAGTCCAAAGCTGAATCTCAAGGAGGTCATGGTACAAGGTGCGCAGGGCAAGGCAGTGACAGAGGCGCTGGTggagcgcggcgtgccGCGCCGCTGgatcaaggacgaggggaagaagaagtAG
- the URM1 gene encoding uncharacterized protein (Acts as a sulfur carrier required for 2-thiolation of mcm(5)S(2)U at tRNA wobble positions of cytosolic tRNA(Lys), tRNA(Glu) and tRNA(Gln). Serves as sulfur donor in tRNA 2- thiolation reaction by being thiocarboxylated (-COSH) at its C- terminus by the MOCS3 homolog UBA4. The sulfur is then transferred to tRNA to form 2-thiolation of mcm(5)S(2)U. Prior mcm(5) tRNA modification by the elongator complex is required for 2-thiolation. Also acts as a ubiquitin-like protein (UBL) that is covalently conjugated via an isopeptide bond to lysine residues of target proteins such as AHP1. The thiocarboxylated form serves as substrate for conjugation and oxidative stress specifically induces the formation of UBL-protein conjugates) → MAATTAVGQSNGLGYAATTATAITVAPKVSVSKGADDLTLRLEFGGGLHLLFSAQPQHKVHVPRTTGGKPTDIRSLIQWMKTNLVSEREDMRPGILVLINDADWELEGELDYELQDGDEIVFISTLHGG, encoded by the exons ATGGCAGCAACGACAGCAGTGGGACAGTCGAACGGGTTGGGATACGCGGCTACCACAGCGACAGCGATCACAGTGGCACCAAAGGTATCTGTGTCGAAGGGCGCCGATGACCTCACGCTCCGCCTCGAATTCGG cggcgggctgcacctcctcttctcggcgcagccgcagcacAAGGTCCACGTTCCCCGCACTACTGGGGGAAAGCCCACGGACATTCGCTCCCTTATCCAGTGGATGAAGACGAATCTCGTTAGTGAGCGTGAGGACAT gcgACCAGGTATCCTGGTGCTAATCAACGACGCGGACTGGGAGCTCGAAGGCGAGCTTGACTACGAGCTCCAGGATGGAGACGAGATCGTGTTCATCTCGACGCTGCATGGCGGGTAG